The following proteins come from a genomic window of Daphnia carinata strain CSIRO-1 chromosome 6, CSIRO_AGI_Dcar_HiC_V3, whole genome shotgun sequence:
- the LOC130689441 gene encoding putative OPA3-like protein CG13603 isoform X1, with protein sequence MSALPVAKLAALVVKQLAKPLANLAKEKAKESYFFRTYICMPPAQFYHRCEVKLKMWAMNLGKAVEIPKLNEAMAIELGGTLLGEGIIFITGAVLVTAEVVRRNKKDTAIEQARRNEMESILDRLRDMEIESSRQDAQLREINRLCLALQSSIAVSQSQESAGNKAKVEAACSENNASSSPLFSSNSAVPVALESWSAATGNQYVGSSRGIVEQAIALIIKS encoded by the exons ATGTCTGCACTGCCAGTGGCCAAGTTAGCTGCGCTGGTTGTCAAGCAACTAGCCAAACCACTTGCCAATCTAGCcaaagagaaagcaaaagaatcCTACTTTTTCAGGACGTACATCTGTATGCCCCCTGCACAGT TTTATCACAGATGTGAGGTGAAACTTAAGATGTGGGCAATGAACTTGGGGAAAGCTGTCGAAATCCCAAAGTTGAATGAAGCAATGGCCATTGAATTGGGTGGAACTCTGTTGGGAGAAGGCATTATCTTCATCACTGGTGCAGTCCTTGTTACTGCAGAAGTCGTTCgacgaaataaaaaggataCTGCCATCGAACAAGCCCGTCGTAACGAAATGGAATCTATATTGGACCGGCTACGAGATATGGAAATCGAAAGCAGCCGACAGGACGCACAACTACGTGAGATCAACAGGCTATGCTTGGCTCTCCAAAGCAGCATAGCTGTATCTCAATCGCAAGAGTCTGCTGGCAACAAAGCAAAGGTAGAGGCTGCATGTAGTGAGAATAATGCCTCATCGTCTCCACTTTTCAGCAGTAATTCAGCTGTTCCTGTTGCATTAGAATCCTGGTCTGCAGCAACAGGAAACCAGTACGTCGGATCCAGCCGGGGGATCGTCGAGCAAGCCATAGCGTTGATTATTAAAAGTTAA
- the LOC130689432 gene encoding cytochrome b5 reductase 4-like, translating into MEYLNVSTASATGNPRNKTALKPGRSLMDWIKLTNSTKDLSGNGNRLRDITLDELAQHKNKNDAWLAIRGMVYNVSSYFEFHPGGEEELMRGVGIDATDLFDQVHKWVNYESMLKKCLVGRLKTDSMLPPVKRPQSKPAVGKNLSMPPTFQPLSASSAGMVTTDWMQNSTTVTIVLYTRQKGLDARRISTSIDGNLFHTRIYSDDWLHYFDCQIRLAEDVHPFCKPTVSLTTGKVELVLHKKQIAHHWQKLGDVEKVSQGFQPLSQAPPFFRRCVLTRKSRVNHNVFLCTLTFPTGQNFHVPVGWHVQLKLCLEDGSEVIRSYTPITSTLSSCETTDCPSISESPIALHFLIKIYPNGPFTSVLDRLSEGSSSIEVSNPIGNFVGSQLEGKNLIAIAAGTGITPLMRVAIDVLRNNSRVSLLFFNRTKDDIIWKEEFQELELKYPDKFKLWNVLSEPDDEWPGLRGRISKSILATTILSGDYHDVGSSFACVCGPSDFTLETLRLLDSVGYTQETVHAFSG; encoded by the exons ATGGAATATCTGAATGTATCAACAGCTTCTGCCACag GCAATCCGCGCAACAAGACCGCGCTAAAACCGGGTCGTTCGCTGATGGATTGGATCAAGTTGACAAATTCAACGAAGGATCTCAGCGGCAACGGAAATCGGTTAAGGGATATCACTTTAGACGAACTCGCacaacataaaaacaaaaatgacgcTTGGCTAGCCATTAGAG gtaTGGTATACAACGTGTCGTCGTATTTCGAATTTCATCCTGGTGGAGAAGAAGAACTGATGCGAGGCGTCGGGATTGACGCTACGGATTTGTTCGATCAAGTCCATAAGTGGGTAAACTACGAATCGATGTTGAAGAAGTGCCTCGTCGGACGATTGAAAACAGACTCAATGCTGCCTCCAGTCAAGCGTCCTCAAAGCAAACCTGCTGTTGGCAAGAATCTGTCCATGCCTCCTACTTTTCAGCCGTTATCGGCGTCTTCCGCTGGAATGGTGACCACCGATTGGATGCAGAATTCGACCACCGTCACCATAGTCCTTTATACTCGCCAGAAAGGTCTTGACGCACGTAGAATATCGACTTCTATTGATGGAAATCTCTTTCATACTCGGATCTACAGCGACGATTGGTTGCACTACTTCGATTGTCAAATCCGCTTAGCTGAAGATGTCCATCCTTTTTGTAAGCCAACAGTCTCTTTGACAACGGGTAAAGTAGAATTAGTACTCCACAAAAAGCAAATCGCGCACCATTGGCAGAAACTAGGCGATGTAGAGAAGGTTAGCCAAGGCTTCCAGCCGTTAAGCCAAGCTCCGCCTTTCTTCCGTCGTTGTGTATTAACACGCAAGTCGCGTGTTAATCATAACGTGTTTTTATGTACTCTGACGTTCCCCACGGGTCAAAACTTCCACGTTCCTGTGGGTTGGCACGTGCAGCTAAAACTTTGTTTGGAAG ATGGCAGTGAAGTGATCCGCAGCTACACCCCTATCACTTCCACGCTATCTTCGTGCGAGACAACAGACTGCCCTTCCATAAGTGAGTCGCCAATTGCACTCCATTTTCTCATCAAAATATACCCGAACGGACCATTCACGTCAGTATTGGATCGATTGTCTGAGGGTAGCAGTTCGATTGAAGTGAGCAATCCAATCGGGAACTTTGTTGGATCGCAATTAGAAGGAAAGAACCTCATAGCTATTGCTGCCGGAACGGGGATCACGCCATTGATGCGCGTCGCTATCGATGTCCTACGAAATAACAG CCGGGTTTCTTTGCTGTTCTTCAATCGAACCAAAGATGATATCATCTGGAAAGAAGAATTTCAAGAACTCGAATTAAAATATCCAGACAA GTTTAAATTGTGGAATGTGTTGTCTGAGCCGGATGACGAATGGCCTGGTCTTCGGGGTCGAATCAGCAAGTCCATATTAGCCACCACTATTTTAAGTGGAGACTACCATGATGTTGGTTCGAGTTTTGCGTGTGTCTGTGGACCGTCTGACTTTACCTTGGAGACACTAAG atTGCTTGATTCTGTGGGATACACACAAGAGACGGTCCATGCGTTTTCAGGTTAA
- the LOC130689437 gene encoding large ribosomal subunit protein uL4m-like produces MATKIINKTVTELSLRITRCFFVSSKAIHTNAALFQERLETSLTNDEEQLPTTMRPPLPIIYSRKLAFTPKFKAPRQVWVSNMDTVEEEKLGLIDLHPEVFAERPRVDIIHENVRWQQLYRHVSYANTKVRYEVRGGGKKPRPQKGSGRSRHGSIRSPIWKGGGIVHGPRSPTPYFYMLGFNTRLNGLRSTLSAKLAQDDLHVVDSLDIPTDDPSYLEKLVEERGWGPAVLFVDDNDIMPLNITAASDLYGHYNLMPVYGLNVYSMLKHHTLVLTLAAVERIEERLLFHLNRNDAASAGQKYRLDSV; encoded by the exons atggctaCAAAGATCATCAATAAGACAGTCACGGAATTGTCCCTTCGAATAACACGATGCTTCTTTGTCTCGTCTAAG gCAATTCACACCAATGCAGCCCTCTTCCAAGAAAGATTGGAAACCTCACTAACAAATG ACGAAGAACAGTTGCCAACTACAATGAGGCCACCTTTACCCATCATATATTCAAGAAAATTAGCTTTTACTCCCAAATTTAAGGCTCCACGCCAAGTGTGGGTATCAAACATGGATACAGTTGAGGAAGAAAAATTGGGGCTAATTGACTTGCATCCAGAAGTGTTTGCTGAACGTCCTAGAGTGGATATCATTCATGAAAATGTTAGGTGGCAACAACTATATCGCCATGTG TCCTACGCTAACACGAAAGTGAGGTACGAAGTAAGGGGAGGTGGTAAGAAGCCCCGGCCGCAAAAAGGCAGTGGTAGATCCCGGCACGGATCAATCCGTTCTCCCATTTGGAAAGGTGGTGGGATTGTTCACGGTCCGCGATCTCCCACACCGTATTTTTATATGTTAGGCTTTAACACGCGGCTCAATGGACTTCGATCTACTCTCTCTGCGAAGCTCGCTCaa GATGATCTGCACGTTGTAGATTCGTTAGACATACCGACAGATGATCCATCATATTTGGAAAAGCTCGTCGAAGAACGAGGTTGGGGACCGGCTGTTTTGTTCGTGGATGA CAATGACATCATGCCCTTAAACATCACTGCAGCATCGGATTTGTATGGTCATTACAATCTCATGCCTGTCTATG GTCTAAACGTGTACAGTATGCTGAAACACCACACATTAGTCTTGACTCTTGCAGCCGTTGAGCGTATTGAAGAGCGGCTTCTGTTCCATCTGAATCGCAATGACGCCGCTTCAGCTGGGCAGAAATATAGACTAGATTCCGTATAG
- the LOC130689441 gene encoding putative OPA3-like protein CG13603 isoform X2, with protein sequence MSALPVAKLAALVVKQLAKPLANLAKEKAKESYFFRTYICMPPAQFYHRCEVKLKMWAMNLGKAVEIPKLNEAMAIELGGTLLGEGIIFITGAVLVTAEVVRRNKKDTAIEQARRNEMESILDRLRDMEIESSRQDAQLREINRLCLALQSSIAVSQSQESAGNKAKNPGLQQQETSTSDPAGGSSSKP encoded by the exons ATGTCTGCACTGCCAGTGGCCAAGTTAGCTGCGCTGGTTGTCAAGCAACTAGCCAAACCACTTGCCAATCTAGCcaaagagaaagcaaaagaatcCTACTTTTTCAGGACGTACATCTGTATGCCCCCTGCACAGT TTTATCACAGATGTGAGGTGAAACTTAAGATGTGGGCAATGAACTTGGGGAAAGCTGTCGAAATCCCAAAGTTGAATGAAGCAATGGCCATTGAATTGGGTGGAACTCTGTTGGGAGAAGGCATTATCTTCATCACTGGTGCAGTCCTTGTTACTGCAGAAGTCGTTCgacgaaataaaaaggataCTGCCATCGAACAAGCCCGTCGTAACGAAATGGAATCTATATTGGACCGGCTACGAGATATGGAAATCGAAAGCAGCCGACAGGACGCACAACTACGTGAGATCAACAGGCTATGCTTGGCTCTCCAAAGCAGCATAGCTGTATCTCAATCGCAAGAGTCTGCTGGCAACAAAGCAAAG AATCCTGGTCTGCAGCAACAGGAAACCAGTACGTCGGATCCAGCCGGGGGATCGTCGAGCAAGCCATAG
- the LOC130689450 gene encoding uncharacterized protein LOC130689450 yields the protein MDEKDRGFLEDDTGSEEEPDGQLLLEIIRKEEDCDLRQLVKRFRDQCQHHLMDTSNEVEVGWSEQQDRYVIDYLNDPNKVALFVSSSQEESVVHRLRFDWTVVGSIHGANVPTCFFIKIGVAEPLIRPGQFDTAIYNNCLVRGIRDLPRHLTKVVFYFERHALNLSENRLKEMKHLMEGTLLKLRQFLIEGRCLSDSLLLKPTLIVQPPELDDEDHIEQLERLGHQWISVVTYSLELRDYYPTCSAENNHPTIQDEINSLLFKYEILKKLGTKLMKADYQRVLSILKEANSVVGDELENLLDQLQEASKQTKLAARYLTCLRRSVDEIEKVKILPETIRGQHIAPLIDLPAIYQDACNRIIIIVRHVDLPNYENRESDAAARLLFTIGNEVVTKISQHALAVAIDQLFLKGRPRECVEDLEKFCRRTLQRCVATYFQTMKWQKMELNDQIVLANFHALDLRLGHIIDICESLEQLGRYGEGIKPVTFCNERERDIGLSLTIAQDNFVELAIKLVSHHRTSIFDILNPEEWYKAYNSYQNETRALEIHLVHDFEEAVHRCSTLWNIYEVLMSFKHLYRRPLFTAVINSTANQLLKKASREAKVACGISSASDPWSTPINATLTTLSTRLGTSAQRARGYLDKIAKLVQMASWAGSPSYREKALLRCQQAHRLLGEAIKKEHLDWIDKVHVEIAFNMNASLHKFAVRRHFKRPDWIQCNLDGIVFQVVQASESWDRLLLELPGQVTPLWNERNELRNVHGSVCAMCYYYNYIVQELEILDKDLYREALVKLEKAVQPCLISTTWKQLILVKRVVTSVFFAMEEVVQDLVQRFAAT from the exons ATGGACGAGAAGGATAGGGGATTCCTAGAAGACGATACTGGTAGCGAGGAAGAGCCAGACGGCCAACTTCTGCTGGAGATCATTCGCAAAGAAGAAGACTGTGATTTGCGCCAATTG GTGAAACGTTTCCGCGATCAATGCCAACATCATTTGATGGATACTTCCAATGAAGTCGAAGTCGGCTGGAGTGAGCAACAAGATCGCTACGTTATCGATTACCTGAACGACCCAAATAAAGTGGCGCTCTTTGTCAGCTCGTCGCAGGAGGAGAGCGTCGTCCATAGATTGCGTTTTGATTGGACAGTGGTCGGTTCGATTCACGGTGCGAACGTTCCGACGTGTTTCTTCATCAAAATCGGGGTTGCCGAACCACTGATTCGGCCTGGTCAATTCGACACGGCTATCTACAACAATTGTTTGGTTCGTGGGATCAGGGATCTGCCTCGGCACTTGACCAAAGTAGTCTTCTATTTCGAGAGACACGCGCTCAACTTGTCTGAAAATCGACTTAAAG AAATGAAGCATTTGATGGAAGGCACGCTGTTGAAATTGCGACAATTTCTAATCGAAGGCCGATGCTTAAGCGACAGCCTTCTCCTCAAACCAACGCTTATTGTTCAACCTCCAGAACTAGATGACGAGGACCACATCGAACAGCTGGAAA GGTTGGGGCATCAGTGGATTTCTGTGGTTACGTACTCCCTGGAACTCAGGGATTACTATCCGACATGCAGCGCTGAAAATAACCATCCCACCATTCAAGACGAAATCAATAgccttctttttaaat atgaaattttaaagaaactcGGCACCAAGTTGATGAAAGCGGACTACCAGCGTGTTTTGTCGATCCTCAAAGAAGCGAATTCGGTAGTCGGAGACGAGCTGGAAAACCTTCTTGATCAACTACAG GAAGCATCGAAACAGACGAAATTGGCAGCCAGATATTTGACTTGCTTACGTCGATCAGTcgatgaaattgaaaaagtcaAGATCCTTCCTGAAACAATCAGAGGCCAACATATAGCTCCACTGATCGATTTACCGGCTATTTATCAAG ACGCGTGCAATCGGATCATCATCATTGTGCGTCACGTAGACCTACCCAACTATGAGAAcag GGAAAGCGATGCGGCTGCTAGGCTTCTCTTCACCATCGGTAACGAGGTAGTGACGAAAATCAGCCAACACGCGTTGGCGGTCGCCATCGATCAGCTTTTCCTTAAAGGACGGCCAAGGGAATGTGTGGAAGACTTGGAGAAGTTTTGTCGTCGAACTCTTCAGCGATGCGTCGCCACTTACTTTCAA ACCATGAAGTGGCAAAAAATGGAGCTGAACGATCAAATAGTTTTGGCCAACTTCCACGCGCTGGATTTACGTTTAGGACACATCATTGATATTTGCGAATCCCTGGAACAATTAGGAag GTATGGTGAGGGTATTAAACCGGTGACATTTTGCAATGAAAGAGAACGTGATATTGGCCTTAGCCTAACGATAGCTCAGGATAATTTCGTTGAATTGGCTATTAAGCTCGTCAGCCATCATCGCACTAGCATCTTTGACATCCTAAATCCGGAAGAATGGTACAAGGCCTATAATAG TTACCAAAATGAGACAAGGGCTTTAGAGATTCATCTGGTTCACGACTTTGAAGAGGCAGTACATCGGTGCAGTACGCTCTGGAATATCTACGAAGTGTTGATGTCGTTTAAACATTTGTACCGCCGCCCACTCTTCACAGCCGTTATCAATTCGACAGCAAATCAA CTCCTCAAAAAAGCTTCTCGAGAGGCTAAAGTGGCTTGCGGCATCAGCTCGGCCAGCGACCCGTGGAGCACTCCAATCAATGCCACGTTAACTACCCTTTCGACCCGGTTGGGAACGTCCGCCCAACGAGCTCGGGGTTACCTTGACAAGATCGCTAAA TTGGTCCAAATGGCAAGTTGGGCAGGCAGCCCCAGCTATCGAGAGAAGGCTCTTTTACGTTGTCAGCAAGCTCATCGGCTTCTGGGTGAGGCTATTAAGAAAGAACATTTAGATTGGATCGATAAAGTTCACGTCGAAATAGCGTTCAATATGAACGCATCTCTCCATAAATTCGCCGTGCGACGTCATTTCAAACGCCCTGATTGGATTCAGTGTAACCTTGATGG AATTGTCTTTCAAGTAGTCCAAGCGTCCGAAAGCTGGGACCGACTTCTCCTCGAACTTCCTGGCCAAGTTACACCGCTGTGGAATGAGCGGAATGAGCTTCGGAACGTACACGGATCCGTCTGCGCTATGTGCTATTATTACAATTACATTGTTCAAG AATTGGAAATACTAGACAAAGATTTATACCGTGAAGCATTGGTTAAGCTCGAAAAGGCGGTCCAGCCCTGTTTAATCAGCACTACCTGGAAACAATTGATCTTAGTGAAAAGGGTGGTAACGTCGGTTTTCTTCGCCATGGAGGAAGTTGTTCAAGACCTAGTGCAACGTTTTGCCGCAACATAA